CCTGGCGCAGGCGCTCCGGCGTCAGGCGTTTCGGCACGTCCTCCAGCGCGACATGGGTCGAGACATGGCTGACACGCATGTTGCCATGGGCGAGCAGCATCACCGAGCCACGCACGCCGGTGAGATGAGCAAGCATCTCGGTATGCCCAGGGAAATGATAGCCGGCCTTGTTGAGCGCTTCCTTGTTGAGCGGTGCCGTCACAATGGCGGAGGTCCGTCCTGACTGCGTCAGGCGCACGCCTTGCTCGATCGCCTTGTAGGCAAAGCGGCCACCGTCGGCGCTGAGGACACCTGGCTTGATCGGCTCGGCTTCGGCGTCGGCTTGGAGGAAGCACAGATTCGGCCAGTCGCGATCCTCGTTGCTGACCTCGGGGATGGCAATATCGGCGCCGAGCGCGGCCTTGGCCCCGGCGAGCGCCGCCCCGCTGCCGATGATCAGCAGGCGCAGATCGCCCTTTGCGATCCGGTCCCTCAGTCCGACGCAGGCCTTGATGATGATCTCCGGCCCGATCCCGGCGGGATCACCCATGGTGATGGCAAGATGACGAGAGGTCATGTCGGACTCCCCATATTGAGCAAATGATTGTCCCGGAGCAGATCGTGCCAGAGTTCGCTAGGCCCGAATGCACCGGACTTCGAGACGACGTCCGTTCCGGCCCACCGGCCGCCCTGCAGGATCGAGCGCGGCAATCCCGGCACGATGCGTCCCGTCACCTGAAGCGCATGCGCGCCGAGGGCAACGCATGCGGCCTTCA
This genomic stretch from Bradyrhizobium sp. CCGB12 harbors:
- the pdxA gene encoding 4-hydroxythreonine-4-phosphate dehydrogenase PdxA; the encoded protein is MTSRHLAITMGDPAGIGPEIIIKACVGLRDRIAKGDLRLLIIGSGAALAGAKAALGADIAIPEVSNEDRDWPNLCFLQADAEAEPIKPGVLSADGGRFAYKAIEQGVRLTQSGRTSAIVTAPLNKEALNKAGYHFPGHTEMLAHLTGVRGSVMLLAHGNMRVSHVSTHVALEDVPKRLTPERLRQVIDLTNDALRRLGIANPKIAIAALNPHAGEGGLFGRQDIDVSTPTIAKAVADGLDVVGPVPGDTIFVKLRAGQYDAAVAMYHDQGHIPVKLLGFQVDPATGRWQELSGVNITLGLPIIRTSVDHGTAFDIAGKGIANEHSLIEAIDYAERLAAGASASKS